Proteins co-encoded in one Myotis daubentonii chromosome 8, mMyoDau2.1, whole genome shotgun sequence genomic window:
- the SPATA25 gene encoding spermatogenesis-associated protein 25, whose amino-acid sequence MSYFMSPQTHLGLLPSGQGETASRGSSLGPYSPVEPVVVASGGRGQLNQKTEQVVPAVQAWGPTLAVPEARGCPGGPSWETLRQKEYGRYCHKFPHVKQPESLGWEDGCSRSRAPHLGGSSRPGPLLLCGLSPGVVPKPSEAGGKEAGSQPDICILTLAMMIAGIPTVPVPGLREEDLIRAAQAFMMAHPEPEGAVEGVQWGQVHARTASGHMPLVRSRRGQPPGSCL is encoded by the coding sequence GTGAGACTGCTTCTAGAGGCTCATCTCTTGGCCCCTATAGTCCTGTAGAGCCAGTGGTGGTGGCCTCTGGTGGACGAGGCCAACTGAACCAGAAAACTGAGCAGGTGGTACCTGCTGTCCAGGCCTGGGGCCCAACTCTGGCAGTGCCGGAAgccaggggctgccctggggggCCTAGCTGGGAGACACTGCGGCAGAAGGAGTACGGCCGATACTGCCACAAGTTCCCCCATGTGAAGCAGCCTGAGAGCTTGGGCTGGGAGGATGGCTGCTCCAGAAGCAGAGCTCCCCACCTGGGTGGCTCCAGCAGGCCTGGGCCCCTACTACTGTGCGGGCTATCACCAGGAGTTGTGCCGAAGCCCTCTGAGGCAGGGGGAAAGGAGGCCGGCTCCCAGCCCGACATCTGCATCCTTACCCTGGCCATGATGATTGCTGGCATCCCCACCGTGCCAGTCCCAGGCCTGCGGGAAGAGGACCTAATCCGGGCGGCTCAAGCTTTCATGATGGCCCATCCAGAGCCAGAGGGGGCTGTggagggggtgcagtgggggCAGGTGCATGCCCGCACAGCCTCTGGGCACATGCCCCTAGTGAGATCCAGGAGGGGCCAGCCTCCTGGTTCCTGCTTGTAG
- the ZSWIM1 gene encoding zinc finger SWIM domain-containing protein 1 codes for MALTMLNELLLEDPSPSMLLYQVSKPGKLDALNYQSNFMQDIFAHFPDTLFIHRTYNPTGKVLYTFLADGPQVQLESHLARTVYFAIPAKEDAEGLTQMFQVFKMFNPAWEKVCTILVDPYFFPLPILAMEFPTAEVLPSAFHICKFLQGKFYQLSLEQPVKQVLLTALQSTMCSATAGSLRKLYALLSNCIPPDQLTKLHPYWLLNDRIWLAHRRRSQAESSHYFQGLEVTTRILSQFFGTTPSVEQGITSLIRFMQQNSGDKAFLGLGLSPQSNCAPSDVSPQSPNVEQLVEACIQHSLHTICTEPAAQLCLGELAVVQKSMQLIGSGSEKVNVQILEDTHRVQPQPPASCNCYFNQAFHLPCRHILAMLRARHQVLQPNMLPPQWTADCAASLDDILGSKWSETLDKHLAVALLTEQVGQLLQHCSQEEFELRYSTLRRLADIWIGPYEQVQL; via the coding sequence ATGGCCCTGACCATGCTGAATGAGCTCCTCCTTGAGGACCCAAGCCCATCTATGCTGCTGTACCAGGTTAGCAAGCCTGGCAAGTTAGATGCCCTCAACTATCAGAGCAACTTTATGCAGGACATCTTTGCCCATTTCCCTGATACCTTATTTATCCACCGGACCTATAACCCAACGGGCAAGGTGTTATATACCTTCCTGGCGGATGGCCCTCAGGTGCAGCTGGAGAGTCATCTTGCCCGGACAGTTTACTTTGCCATTCCTGCCAAGGAGGATGCTGAAGGCCTGACCCAGATGTTCCAGGTATTCAAGATGTTTAACCCAGCCTGGGAGAAAGTCTGTACTATCCTGGTAGATCCCTACTTCTTCCCTCTGCCCATCCTAGCTATGGAGTTCCCCACAGCTGAGGTCCTGCCCTCAGCCTTCCATATCTGTAAGTTCCTCCAGGGCAAGTTCTATCAGCTTTCCCTCGAACAGCCTGTGAAGCAGGTGCTCCTGACCGCCCTGCAGAGCACAATGTGCTCAGCCACTGCTGGCAGCCTGAGGAAGTTGTATGCACTCCTGAGCAACTGCATCCCCCCAGACCAGCTGACCAAGCTACACCCATACTGGCTGCTCAATGACCGCATCTGGCTGGCCCACCGTCGGAGAAGCCAAGCCGAGAGCAGCCACTACTTCCAGGGCCTGGAGGTCACCACCCGCATCCTCAGCCAGTTCTTTGGCACCACCCCATCTGTGGAACAAGGCATAACCTCCTTGATCCGATTCATGCAGCAGAACTCTGGGGACAAGGCATTCCTCGGCCTGGGCCTGAGTCCCCAGAGCAATTGTGCCCCCTCGGACGTCAGCCCCCAGAGCCCCAACGTGGAACAGTTGGTAGAAGCCTGCATCCAGCACTCCCTCCACACCATCTGCACAGAGCcagcagcccagctctgcctgggtGAGCTTGCCGTGGTCCAGAAATCAATGCAGCTCATTGGCTCTGGCTCTGAAAAAGTGAATGTACAGATCCTGGAAGACACCCATAGAGTgcagccccagccccctgccaGCTGCAACTGCTACTTTAACCAGGCCTtccacctgccctgccgccacATCCTGGCCATGCTCAGAGCCCGGCACCAGGTGCTCCAGCCTAATATGCTGCCACCTCAGTGGACAGCAGACTGTGCTGCTAGTCTGGATGACATCCTGGGCAGCAAGTGGAGTGAGACCCTGGATAAGCACTTGGCTGTGGCTCTCCTCACTGAGCAGGTGGGTCAGCTCTTACAACACTGCAGCCAGGAGGAGTTTGAACTGCGGTACAGCACCCTGCGGAGACTGGCCGACATCTGGATCGGCCCTTATGAGCAGGTCCAGCTGTGA
- the ZSWIM3 gene encoding zinc finger SWIM domain-containing protein 3 isoform X1, whose protein sequence is MELGSCFKTYEDFRKCFSLYKKENSCSFILRDRVSVRCHNLNHGTSIREDILYVQVKFVCSRIQSNRKRTPEADMCPAYLLLQYSEKLDRLFISELNTQHIHVDSKTADPEGDTAESQKTMYLQKSEPEQPTFKKDFTRAEKPPAEPSFCLGEVQADSKPEREGITPSDLAKIAKVMKNFLKVDEGSMASLSVGNSQDLDRLSFQSSKMSNLFVRFPENLLLHRVGNAQGHILYAFLVENKERESRVVHFAVLRAETATSVAKMLGIFTEFNSDWPKTKVIFVDPSFPHRAILQEIFPAARILLSIYHTTRLLEKKLHRSSANPSFKSLMKEALREAVFVTSEASLQNLCQMSQALLDEELFSFLQTHWFSCELLWYMHVRKGLHACNTYMDSLDIVASKVSSLFRKQQSLLDCILRFVDYIDFFNTKGVKNLPTAPPKSKKARPASMLPKSKKPFEICGGSLSRRPLKETKPPLQQVQVEQQPQVQPFQGGMLDTLHQSGFELAYKLCYNEWEVAQNSTHLMDTAGSSVDIKLLEDSHQVSKDGCSCSCSFQQRYHLPCRHILALLHNSQKPVGETMVCRRWQKRYQHLLGPSGELRDPVVVPNTGQPGKPERKDMIQDLSRELANLLMQSEGPELEERFSALHKIVDIWADPYQPPAPTQQPGDFKDVGRLPFLWGKQEEGEGFPLAGATIHD, encoded by the exons atggagctgggcAGCTGCTTCAAGACCTACGAGGATTTCAGGAAGTGCTTCAGCCTCTACAAAAAGGAGAACAGTTGCTCCTTCATTCTCAGGGACCGCGTCTCCGTCCGCTGCCACAACCTCAACCACGGCACCTCCATCCGTGAGGACATCCT ATATGTGCAGGTGAAATTTGTCTGTAGTCGGATCCAGTCAAACAGGAAGAGAACACCAGAGGCGGACATGTGCCCAGCATACTTGCTCCTGCAGTACAGTGAGAAACTGGATCGATTATTTATCAGTGAACTCAACACCCAGCATATACATGTTGACTCCAAAACTGCGGATCCTGAAGGAGACACTGCTGAATCTCAAAAGACAATGTATCTGCAGAAATCTGAGCCTGAGCAGCCcacatttaaaaaagactttaCCAGGGCTGAGAAGCCCCCGGCTGAACCTTCATTTTGCTTAGGTGAGGTCCAAGCAGACTCAAAGCCAGAGCGGGAGGGGATCACTCCTTCTGACCTGGCCAAGATAGCGAAAGTGATGAAGAACTTTCTTAAGGTGGATGAGGGTTCCATGGCCTCCCTCAGTGTAGGCAACAGCCAAGACCTGGACCGGCTCAGCTTTCAGAGCAGCAAGATGAGCAACCTGTTCGTCCGCTTCCCAGAGAATCTCTTGCTGCACCGGGTGGGGAATGCCCAGGGCCACATCCTCTACGCGTTCTTGGTGGAGAACAAGGAGCGAGAGAGTCGAGTGGTACACTTTGCTGTGCTCAGGGCCGAGACAGCCACGTCTGTGGCCAAGATGCTGGGTATCTTCACAGAGTTCAACTCAGATTGGCCCAAGACCAAGGTCATCTTTGTGGACCCATCCTTCCCTCACCGAGCCATCCTGCAGGAAATCTTCCCTGCTGCACGCATTCTCCTTTCCATCTACCACACAACCCGACTCCTAGAGAAGAAGTTGCATCGTAGTTCGGCAAATCCATCCTTTAAAAGTCTCATGAAGGAAGCGCTACGGGAGGCTGTGTTTGTCACCTCTGAGGCCAGCCTGCAGAATCTCTGTCAGATGTCCCAAGCCCTACTGGATGAGGAGCTCTTCAGCTTCCTGCAGACCCACTGGTTCTCCTGTGAACTGCTGTGGTACATGCACGTCAGGAAGGGCCTGCATGCGTGTAACACCTACATGGACAGCCTAGACATCGTCGCCAGCAAGGTGTCCAGTCTCTTTAGGAAACAGCAGTCCCTGCTGGACTGCATCCTCCGCTTTGTGGATTACATCGACTTCTTTAATACCAAAGGTGTGAAAAActtgcccacagctcctcccaagTCAAAGAAAGCCCGGCCAGCAAGCATGTTACCAAAGTCCAAGAAGCCTTTTGAAATCTGTGGAGGGAGCCTCAGCAGGCGCCCCCTGAAAGAGACAAAGCCACCCCTACAGCAGGTGCAGGTGGAGCAGCAGCCACAGGTGCAGCCCTTCCAGGGTGGCATGCTAGACACCTTGCACCAGAGTGGCTTCGAACTGGCCTATAAGCTGTGCTACAATGAATGGGAGGTGGCACAGAACTCGACCCACCTGATGGATACGGCTGGCTCCTCAGTGGACATTAAGCTGCTGGAGGACTCTCACCAGGTTAGCAAAGATGGCTGTAGCTGCAGCTGTTCCTTTCAACAACGGTACCACCTGCCATGCCGACACATTTTGGCCCTGCTACACAACAGCCAGAAGCCAGTGGGTGAAACCATGGTTTGCCGCCGGTGGCAAAAGAGGTACCAGCACCTCCTTGGGCCTAGTGGGGAGCTCCGGGACCCTGTTGTGGTCCCCAACACAGGCCAGCCTGGGAAGCCAGAAAGGAAGGACATGATCCAGGACCTAAGCAGGGAACTAGCAAACCTGCTAATGCAGAGTGAGGGGCCAGAGCTGGAGGAGCGCTTTTCCGCCTTGCACAAGATTGTGGACATCTGGGCTGATCCTTACCAGCCACCTGCGCCCACTCAGCAGCCAGGGGACTTCAAGGATGTGGGCCGCCTCCCTTTTCTCTGGGGAAaacaggaggaaggggagggattcCCTCTTGCTGGAGCCACGATTCATGATTAA
- the ZSWIM3 gene encoding zinc finger SWIM domain-containing protein 3 isoform X2, which produces MCPAYLLLQYSEKLDRLFISELNTQHIHVDSKTADPEGDTAESQKTMYLQKSEPEQPTFKKDFTRAEKPPAEPSFCLGEVQADSKPEREGITPSDLAKIAKVMKNFLKVDEGSMASLSVGNSQDLDRLSFQSSKMSNLFVRFPENLLLHRVGNAQGHILYAFLVENKERESRVVHFAVLRAETATSVAKMLGIFTEFNSDWPKTKVIFVDPSFPHRAILQEIFPAARILLSIYHTTRLLEKKLHRSSANPSFKSLMKEALREAVFVTSEASLQNLCQMSQALLDEELFSFLQTHWFSCELLWYMHVRKGLHACNTYMDSLDIVASKVSSLFRKQQSLLDCILRFVDYIDFFNTKGVKNLPTAPPKSKKARPASMLPKSKKPFEICGGSLSRRPLKETKPPLQQVQVEQQPQVQPFQGGMLDTLHQSGFELAYKLCYNEWEVAQNSTHLMDTAGSSVDIKLLEDSHQVSKDGCSCSCSFQQRYHLPCRHILALLHNSQKPVGETMVCRRWQKRYQHLLGPSGELRDPVVVPNTGQPGKPERKDMIQDLSRELANLLMQSEGPELEERFSALHKIVDIWADPYQPPAPTQQPGDFKDVGRLPFLWGKQEEGEGFPLAGATIHD; this is translated from the coding sequence ATGTGCCCAGCATACTTGCTCCTGCAGTACAGTGAGAAACTGGATCGATTATTTATCAGTGAACTCAACACCCAGCATATACATGTTGACTCCAAAACTGCGGATCCTGAAGGAGACACTGCTGAATCTCAAAAGACAATGTATCTGCAGAAATCTGAGCCTGAGCAGCCcacatttaaaaaagactttaCCAGGGCTGAGAAGCCCCCGGCTGAACCTTCATTTTGCTTAGGTGAGGTCCAAGCAGACTCAAAGCCAGAGCGGGAGGGGATCACTCCTTCTGACCTGGCCAAGATAGCGAAAGTGATGAAGAACTTTCTTAAGGTGGATGAGGGTTCCATGGCCTCCCTCAGTGTAGGCAACAGCCAAGACCTGGACCGGCTCAGCTTTCAGAGCAGCAAGATGAGCAACCTGTTCGTCCGCTTCCCAGAGAATCTCTTGCTGCACCGGGTGGGGAATGCCCAGGGCCACATCCTCTACGCGTTCTTGGTGGAGAACAAGGAGCGAGAGAGTCGAGTGGTACACTTTGCTGTGCTCAGGGCCGAGACAGCCACGTCTGTGGCCAAGATGCTGGGTATCTTCACAGAGTTCAACTCAGATTGGCCCAAGACCAAGGTCATCTTTGTGGACCCATCCTTCCCTCACCGAGCCATCCTGCAGGAAATCTTCCCTGCTGCACGCATTCTCCTTTCCATCTACCACACAACCCGACTCCTAGAGAAGAAGTTGCATCGTAGTTCGGCAAATCCATCCTTTAAAAGTCTCATGAAGGAAGCGCTACGGGAGGCTGTGTTTGTCACCTCTGAGGCCAGCCTGCAGAATCTCTGTCAGATGTCCCAAGCCCTACTGGATGAGGAGCTCTTCAGCTTCCTGCAGACCCACTGGTTCTCCTGTGAACTGCTGTGGTACATGCACGTCAGGAAGGGCCTGCATGCGTGTAACACCTACATGGACAGCCTAGACATCGTCGCCAGCAAGGTGTCCAGTCTCTTTAGGAAACAGCAGTCCCTGCTGGACTGCATCCTCCGCTTTGTGGATTACATCGACTTCTTTAATACCAAAGGTGTGAAAAActtgcccacagctcctcccaagTCAAAGAAAGCCCGGCCAGCAAGCATGTTACCAAAGTCCAAGAAGCCTTTTGAAATCTGTGGAGGGAGCCTCAGCAGGCGCCCCCTGAAAGAGACAAAGCCACCCCTACAGCAGGTGCAGGTGGAGCAGCAGCCACAGGTGCAGCCCTTCCAGGGTGGCATGCTAGACACCTTGCACCAGAGTGGCTTCGAACTGGCCTATAAGCTGTGCTACAATGAATGGGAGGTGGCACAGAACTCGACCCACCTGATGGATACGGCTGGCTCCTCAGTGGACATTAAGCTGCTGGAGGACTCTCACCAGGTTAGCAAAGATGGCTGTAGCTGCAGCTGTTCCTTTCAACAACGGTACCACCTGCCATGCCGACACATTTTGGCCCTGCTACACAACAGCCAGAAGCCAGTGGGTGAAACCATGGTTTGCCGCCGGTGGCAAAAGAGGTACCAGCACCTCCTTGGGCCTAGTGGGGAGCTCCGGGACCCTGTTGTGGTCCCCAACACAGGCCAGCCTGGGAAGCCAGAAAGGAAGGACATGATCCAGGACCTAAGCAGGGAACTAGCAAACCTGCTAATGCAGAGTGAGGGGCCAGAGCTGGAGGAGCGCTTTTCCGCCTTGCACAAGATTGTGGACATCTGGGCTGATCCTTACCAGCCACCTGCGCCCACTCAGCAGCCAGGGGACTTCAAGGATGTGGGCCGCCTCCCTTTTCTCTGGGGAAaacaggaggaaggggagggattcCCTCTTGCTGGAGCCACGATTCATGATTAA
- the ACOT8 gene encoding acyl-coenzyme A thioesterase 8 translates to MSSPQTPEDGQGGGDPPGDLRSVLVTSVLNLEPLDEDLFRGRHYWIPTTKRLFGGQIVGQALVAAAKSVSEDIQVHSLHCYFVRAGDPKVPVLYQVERTRTGASFSVRSVKAVQHGRPIFICQASFQKAQPSPLQHQFSMPAAPPPEELLDYETLIDQYLRDPNLQEKYRVGLNRIAAQDVPIEIKLVNPSSLSQLQNMEPKQMFWVRAKGYIGEGDIKMHCCVAAYISDYAFLSTALLPHHCQHKVHFMVSLDHSMWFHAPFRADHWMLYECESPWAGGSRGLVRGQLWRRDGVLAVSCAQEGVIRVQPPVTESRL, encoded by the exons ATGTCGTCCCCGCAGACCCCGGAGGATGGGCAGGGCGGTGGCGACCCCCCCGGGGACCTTCGCAGCGTCCTGGTCACCAGCGTGCTCAACCTCGAGCCGCTGGACGAAGATCTCTTCAG AGGAAGGCATTACTGGATACCCACAACCAAGCGGCTGTTTGGGGGTCAGATCGTGGGGCAGGCCCTGGTGGCTGCAGCCAAGTCTGTGAGTGAAGACATTCAAGTGCATTCCCTACACTGCTATTTCGTTCGGGCAG GGGACCCGAAGGTGCCAGTCTTGTACCAGGTAGAGCGGACGCGAACAGGGGCGAGCTTCTCAGTGCGCTCCGTGAAGGCCGTGCAGCATGGCAGGCCCATCTTCATCTGCCAGGCCTCCTTCCagaaggcccagcccagccccctgcaGCACCAGTTCTCCATGCCCGCGGCGCCCCCACCGGAAGAGCTGCTCGACTACGAGACCCTCATTGACCAGTACTTAAG GGACCCTAACCTCCAAGAGAAGTACCGAGTGGGCCTGAACCGGATTGCTGCCCAGGATGTGCCCATTGAGATCAAGCTAGTAAACCCATCCAGCCTGAGCCAGCTGCAGAACATGGAGCCCAAACAGATGTTCTGGGTGCGAGCCAAGGGCTATATTG GGGAGGGCGACATCAAGATGCACTGCTGCGTGGCTGCCTACATCTCGGACTATGCCTTCCTGAGCACAGCACTGCTGCCCCACCACTGTCAGCATAAGGTGCACTTCATGGTCTCTTTGGACCACTCCATGTGGTTCCACGCCCCCTTCCGAGCTGACCACTGGATGCTCTATGAGTGTGAGAGCCCCTGGGCTG GTGGCTCCCGGGGGCTGGTCCGTGGGCAGCTGTGGCGTCGGGACGGGGTGCTGGCTGTATCCTGTGCCCAGGAGGGCGTGATCCGA